The following coding sequences are from one Rutidosis leptorrhynchoides isolate AG116_Rl617_1_P2 chromosome 11, CSIRO_AGI_Rlap_v1, whole genome shotgun sequence window:
- the LOC139877590 gene encoding uncharacterized protein C24B11.05-like — MTIMEMVGSSKTVKYECLLFDMDDTLYPMSLGLNSACRKNIEEYMIKYLKIEESRVPDMCLELYREHGTTMAGLKALGYEFDNDEFHALVHGTLPYHMLKPDLVLRNLLLSIPQRKIIFTNGDKAHVARVLSKMCLEDCFDGVICFETLNGHLLQEPNISLITCNAETQCNNKTRVSSVTKIICKPALESFEAAAIIANIDPKKTIFFDDSVRNIATAKTAGFHTVIVGRSSLVPGADHALNSIHNIREALPELWANEGERLEQAFIQSAAAAVETSVNA; from the exons ATGACGATAATGGAAATGGTTGGATCATCCAAAACTGTCAAATACGAGTGCTTGTTATTTG ATATGGATGATACGCTATACCCTATGAGCTTAGGTCTTAATTCCGCTTGTCGTAAAAATATTGAAG AATACATGATTAAGTACTTGAAAATAGAAGAATCTCGAGTCCCTGATATGTGCTTAGAGTTATACAGAGAACACGGGACAACAATGGCTGGTCTCAAG GCTCTTGGTTACGAATTTGATAACGATGAATTTCATGCTTTGGTTCATGGAACCTTGCCTTACCATATGCTCAAACCCGATTTGGTACTAAGAAACCTTCTTCTATCTATCCCACAACGAAAAATT ATTTTTACAAATGGGGACAAAGCGCATGTAGCTCGAGTCCTGAGTAAAATGTGCTTGGAAGACTGTTTTGATGGTGTTATATGCTTTGAGACACTTAATGGTCACTTATTACAAGAACCGAACATTTCCTTAATTACATGTAACGCTGAAACTCAATGCAATAATAAAACTAGGGTCAGCTCTGTAACAAAAATCATTTGCAAACCAGCACTTGAATCATTCGAAGCGGCTGCTATTATTGCCAATATTGACCCCAAAAAAACA ATCTTCTTCGATGACAGCGTCAGAAACATTGCCACTGCAAAGACTGCAGGATTTCATACCGTCATT GTGGGAAGATCGAGTCTTGTTCCAGGAGCAGATCATGCTTTAAACAGCATCCATAATATTAGAGAGGCGTTACCTGAGTTATGGGCGAATGAAGGGGAACGTTTGGAGCAAGCTTTTATCCaatctgctgctgctgctgttgaaaCTTCTGTCAACGCTTAA
- the LOC139876632 gene encoding uncharacterized protein — protein sequence MMYLVRENLFIGNINAAAEVLLGNNVEITHILSVLSSASISFFSEWKSSFSVPTKEIRTVYFEGESSNDADVSDKSKKIHYVLENAGKDLKLVRMGVPLRDMESENLLDSLEVCLEFIDESRKQGSVLVHCFAGVSRSAAIITAYLMRTEQLSLEDALESLRQSNESVGPNDGFLEQLTMFEEMGFKVDHSSSLYKRFRLKVLGESYNRGEKIDSSKFAADPGMTKKEASIESGPASQKEEFIPTPAFRCKKCRRVVALQDNVVTHVPGEGESSFEWHRRSNRSSYNNHDELECTSIFVEPLRWMKTVEEGALEGKLWCMHCEGRLGYFNWSGIQCSCGSWITPAFQLHKSRVDISTV from the exons ATGATGTACTTAGTGCGTGAGAATCTGTTCATAGGCAACATAAATGCTGCTGCAGAAGTCCTATTAGGTAACAATGTAGAAATCACACATATTTTATCGGTTTTGAGTTCGGCTTCTATATCGTTTTTCTCCGAATGGAAATCGAGTTTTTCGGTTCCTACAAAAGAGATTCGCACGGTGTATTTTGAAGGTGAGAGTTCGAATGATGCTGATGTGTCTGATAAGAGTAAAAAGATTCATTATGTGTTGGAGAATGCAGGAAAGGATTTAAAGTTAGTGAGAATGGGTGTGCCGTTGAGAGATATGGAGAGCGAGAATTTGTTAGATTCGTTAGAAGTTTGTTTGGAGTTTATCGATGAAAGTAGGAAACAAGGTTCGGTTTTGGTGCATTGTTTTGCAGGTGTATCGAGAAG TGCGGCCATCATCACAGCTTACCTGATGCGAACAGAGCAGCTTTCTCTAGAAG ATGCACTTGAATCGTTACGTCAAAGCAATGAATCTGTAGGCCCTAATGATGGATTTTTGGAACAG TTGACCATGTTTGAAGAGATGGGTTTCAAGGTTGACCATTCAAGTTCCTTGTACAAACGCTTCCGTTTGAAGGTTTTAG GTGAGTCGTATAATCGAGGAGAGAAAATTGATAGCTCAAAGTTCGCAGCTGATCCCGGGATGACTAAGAAAGAAGCTTCTATTGAAAGTGGGCCCGCATCTCAGAAAGAAGAATTTATACCGACACCTGCATTCCGTTGCAAAAAATGTAGGAGAGTTGTTGCGTTGCAGGATAATGTTGTGACACATGTACCAGGTGAAGGTGAGAGTTCGTTTGAGTGGCATCGAAGGAGTAATCGGAGCTCTTATAATAATCACGATGAACTTGAATGCACCTCCATTTTTGTTGAGCCTCTTCGTTGGATGAAAACAG TTGAGGAAGGTGCATTGGAGGGAAAACTATGGTGCATGCATTGTGAAGGGCGGTTAGGTTACTTCAATTGGTCAGGAATACAGTGCAGTTGTGGTAGTTGGATCACACCAGCTTTTCAGCTTCATAAAAGCCGAGTCGATATTAGCACTGTTTAA